One window of the Ureibacillus sp. FSL W7-1570 genome contains the following:
- the argB gene encoding acetylglutamate kinase, translating to MTTSKSTQATAHKRIVIKLGGSTLEGLNDAFFSNFKTLQEEGYEVIITHGGGPAINRELEKREIPTEKINGIRVTNEEAIEVVQSTLVGLVNPMLVHDLNRAGIHAIGLNGFDMNLLQCELLDYETYGYVGEIKKINTHIIDILTANQIVPVVSCIGASEEGQGLNINGDTVASEIALAVGAERLLLVTDVSGIRIGGEYQKQATPEQIHQWIEEGEITGGMIPKVEGAIRVLNAGIPKVEIVDDTLTGTTITSKELVK from the coding sequence ATGACTACGTCCAAATCAACGCAAGCTACCGCTCATAAGCGAATCGTCATCAAATTGGGGGGAAGTACATTAGAGGGCTTAAATGATGCGTTCTTTTCCAATTTTAAAACCCTCCAGGAAGAAGGGTATGAAGTGATCATTACCCACGGTGGAGGTCCCGCCATCAATCGGGAGCTGGAGAAGAGGGAAATCCCTACCGAAAAAATCAATGGCATCCGGGTGACGAACGAAGAGGCGATAGAAGTCGTTCAATCGACTTTGGTCGGCCTCGTGAATCCAATGCTTGTCCATGATTTGAACCGGGCAGGCATCCATGCCATCGGTTTAAACGGGTTTGATATGAATCTTCTCCAATGTGAACTATTAGACTATGAAACTTATGGATATGTAGGAGAAATCAAAAAAATCAATACCCACATCATTGATATCCTCACCGCCAATCAGATTGTGCCGGTTGTCAGCTGCATTGGTGCTTCCGAAGAGGGGCAGGGGTTAAATATCAACGGTGATACGGTAGCAAGCGAAATTGCGTTAGCGGTAGGCGCTGAACGTCTGCTGTTGGTGACGGATGTATCCGGCATCCGGATTGGCGGTGAGTATCAAAAGCAAGCCACGCCTGAACAAATCCATCAATGGATTGAAGAAGGGGAGATTACAGGCGGTATGATACCGAAAGTGGAAGGCGCCATCCGGGTATTGAATGCCGGCATTCCTAAAGTGGAAATTGTTGACGATACGTTGACGGGTACGACAATAACAAGCAAGGAGTTAGTGAAATGA
- a CDS encoding acetylornithine transaminase encodes MSALFNTYARRPIALVEGKGTIVKDQNGKEYLDFTSGIAVVSLGHAHPELVKALQEQSEKIWHTSNLFQVPGQEKLAESLVKDTHFSYAFFCNSGAEANEAAIKLARKHTGKHHIITFKQSFHGRTFGSMSATGQEKIQKGFGPMLEKFTYLPFNDVEALKNAVDDSVAAIMLEVIQGEGGVNPVTDEFAKAIQEICDNSDVLLIVDEVQTGIGRTGTRFAYEQTPLKPDILSMAKGLGGGFPIGGILGTKELFDTFGPGSHGTTFGGNPLGVAVAQKVIDIVFQDEFLAEVNKKSAYFVEQLKAAFPHGEFKVKGKGLLLGLESENEVAEYIGKLEEAGLLVCPAGTNVIRLLPPLTVSYEEIDEAVSILKKVLLEK; translated from the coding sequence ATGAGTGCACTATTCAATACTTATGCAAGAAGACCAATCGCCCTTGTTGAAGGAAAAGGGACCATTGTAAAAGACCAAAACGGCAAAGAATATTTGGATTTTACGAGCGGAATTGCTGTTGTATCATTAGGGCATGCACATCCGGAACTTGTCAAAGCCCTTCAAGAACAAAGCGAAAAAATTTGGCATACGAGCAATTTATTCCAAGTTCCTGGTCAAGAAAAGCTCGCAGAATCATTGGTGAAAGATACGCATTTTTCTTACGCATTCTTCTGCAATAGCGGTGCGGAAGCAAACGAAGCGGCGATCAAGCTTGCCAGAAAACATACGGGAAAACATCATATCATCACCTTTAAACAATCCTTCCACGGCCGCACATTCGGTTCAATGAGTGCGACAGGGCAAGAAAAAATCCAAAAAGGCTTTGGGCCAATGTTGGAAAAATTCACGTACTTGCCATTCAATGATGTGGAAGCATTGAAAAATGCCGTTGACGATTCGGTGGCGGCCATCATGCTTGAAGTGATTCAAGGGGAAGGCGGCGTCAATCCGGTAACGGACGAGTTTGCAAAGGCCATTCAGGAAATTTGTGATAACAGCGATGTTTTATTAATTGTCGACGAAGTTCAAACGGGGATTGGAAGAACGGGAACCCGTTTTGCCTACGAACAGACGCCATTGAAACCGGATATTTTGTCCATGGCCAAAGGGCTTGGCGGCGGTTTCCCAATCGGCGGCATTTTAGGTACAAAAGAATTGTTTGACACGTTTGGTCCAGGATCCCACGGTACAACTTTTGGAGGAAATCCGTTGGGTGTCGCTGTTGCACAAAAAGTGATCGACATTGTGTTCCAAGATGAATTTTTGGCAGAAGTGAATAAGAAATCAGCCTATTTTGTTGAACAATTAAAAGCGGCATTCCCGCATGGCGAGTTTAAAGTTAAAGGGAAAGGGCTTCTTCTCGGATTGGAAAGTGAAAATGAAGTGGCGGAATACATCGGAAAATTGGAAGAAGCCGGATTGTTGGTTTGTCCTGCCGGCACGAATGTAATCCGATTGCTTCCACCGTTGACTGTAAGTTATGAAGAAATCGATGAAGCGGTTTCCATTTTGAAAAAAGTATTACTTGAGAAATAA
- the argC gene encoding N-acetyl-gamma-glutamyl-phosphate reductase encodes MKVGIIGATGYGGLELIRFLHNHPEVKQMDLFTSSDEGVIFSSKFGHLLNIQDVPLQKIDYETLMNYDVVFTSTPSGVTSKLLPPLVGKGPKIIDLSGDYRLKNLQDYEKWYKKEPAPQEIVDKSVYGLTEWNEENIKEAPLIANPGCYPTAVLLSVLPLIKEGLIDPSFLVVDAKSGVSGAGNKPTKMTHFSETNENFSIYKINEHQHIPEIEQAIEIFTNVKATITFNTHLVPMTRGILATSYAPVADGVTTKDLIECYLETYKRHPFVRVITDANTIGTSRVKGSNYCDVFAKIDERTNRATIVSVIDNLVKGAAGQAIQNMNVQLGYPQTVGLDVVPLFI; translated from the coding sequence TTGAAAGTTGGAATCATTGGAGCTACTGGATACGGTGGATTGGAATTGATCCGATTTTTACACAACCATCCAGAAGTAAAACAGATGGATTTATTTACGTCTTCTGATGAGGGAGTCATTTTTTCATCCAAATTTGGTCATTTATTGAATATACAAGATGTGCCCCTACAAAAAATAGATTATGAGACGTTGATGAACTATGATGTGGTGTTTACGAGCACGCCTAGTGGAGTGACAAGCAAGCTGTTGCCGCCGCTTGTGGGAAAAGGCCCGAAAATCATCGACTTATCCGGAGATTATCGGTTGAAAAATCTACAGGATTATGAAAAATGGTATAAAAAAGAGCCTGCTCCACAGGAAATAGTGGACAAAAGCGTCTATGGTTTGACGGAGTGGAATGAAGAGAATATTAAAGAAGCTCCGTTGATCGCGAACCCCGGATGTTACCCGACTGCAGTGTTATTATCCGTCCTTCCTTTAATCAAAGAAGGTTTAATCGATCCATCCTTTTTAGTAGTTGATGCAAAAAGCGGTGTTTCCGGTGCGGGAAACAAGCCGACAAAAATGACTCATTTCAGTGAAACAAATGAAAACTTCTCAATATATAAAATCAACGAACATCAACATATCCCTGAAATTGAGCAAGCCATTGAAATATTTACAAACGTGAAGGCGACGATCACTTTCAATACCCATCTTGTGCCGATGACAAGGGGAATTTTGGCCACTTCCTATGCACCGGTGGCAGATGGGGTGACAACGAAAGATTTGATTGAATGTTACCTGGAAACCTATAAACGCCATCCGTTCGTCCGCGTCATTACGGATGCGAATACGATCGGCACGAGCCGGGTAAAAGGTTCAAACTACTGTGATGTGTTCGCCAAAATTGATGAGCGGACAAATCGGGCTACAATCGTCAGTGTCATTGACAATTTAGTAAAAGGTGCGGCCGGCCAAGCGATTCAAAATATGAACGTTCAATTGGGCTATCCGCAGACGGTTGGGTTAGACGTTGTACCATTGTTTATTTAA
- the argJ gene encoding bifunctional ornithine acetyltransferase/N-acetylglutamate synthase, protein MSSIVEMKLSSKNIVSPKGFKAAGIHCGIKHKKKDLAVLYSEVPASVAGVFTTNKVQAAPIKVTKEVVYETKKMQAVIVNSGNANACTGKQGLLDAYEMQKLIAEKLGIDSKLVGVSSTGVIGELMKMDRIREGVKKIELGSKLENGIDFAQAILTTDTVMKNTTYSTIIDGKEVIISGTAKGSGMIEPNMATMLAFITTDANIESDVLQKALSEITDLTFNCITVDGDTSTNDMVLVLANGMAGNNPLTPEHPDWNNFYKTLKMVAEDLAKAIARDGEGATKLIEVEVEGAVSDEEARKIAKTVVGSPLVKTAVFGCDANWGRIIAAVGYSGATVDPEKITIKIGDKTMVENGEPIPFDEDELIKILKANEVKIHVSLAQGDGHGFAWGCDLTYDYVQINASYRS, encoded by the coding sequence ATGTCATCAATTGTAGAAATGAAATTATCGAGCAAGAATATTGTATCCCCGAAAGGATTTAAAGCTGCGGGAATCCACTGCGGCATCAAACATAAGAAAAAGGACTTGGCCGTTTTATACAGCGAAGTGCCTGCAAGTGTCGCCGGAGTTTTTACAACAAATAAAGTGCAAGCGGCTCCGATTAAAGTGACAAAAGAAGTGGTTTATGAAACGAAAAAAATGCAGGCGGTGATTGTAAACTCAGGAAACGCCAATGCTTGCACAGGAAAACAAGGGCTGCTTGATGCCTACGAAATGCAAAAATTGATTGCGGAAAAATTGGGCATCGACTCCAAACTTGTGGGCGTATCTTCAACAGGTGTCATTGGAGAACTGATGAAAATGGACCGCATCCGCGAAGGTGTAAAAAAGATTGAGCTCGGCAGCAAGCTTGAAAATGGGATTGATTTTGCCCAAGCGATTTTAACGACGGATACGGTGATGAAAAATACGACTTATTCCACAATCATCGATGGAAAAGAGGTCATCATTTCAGGAACGGCGAAAGGTTCAGGGATGATCGAACCGAATATGGCGACAATGCTTGCCTTTATTACGACGGACGCCAATATTGAATCCGATGTATTGCAAAAAGCATTGTCTGAAATTACAGATTTGACTTTCAATTGTATCACGGTTGATGGCGATACATCGACAAACGATATGGTATTGGTATTGGCGAATGGAATGGCGGGAAATAATCCGCTGACTCCGGAACATCCGGATTGGAACAATTTCTATAAAACATTGAAAATGGTTGCAGAAGACCTTGCTAAAGCAATTGCCCGCGACGGAGAAGGGGCAACGAAGCTCATCGAAGTGGAAGTGGAAGGGGCGGTTTCAGATGAAGAAGCCCGCAAAATTGCCAAAACGGTTGTAGGATCTCCTTTGGTTAAAACGGCGGTATTTGGTTGCGACGCCAACTGGGGCCGTATCATCGCCGCTGTCGGCTACAGCGGGGCTACGGTCGATCCTGAGAAAATCACCATCAAAATCGGCGATAAAACGATGGTTGAAAATGGTGAACCGATTCCATTTGATGAAGATGAATTGATCAAAATTTTAAAAGCCAATGAAGTAAAAATTCATGTTTCTTTGGCTCAAGGCGATGGTCACGGGTTTGCTTGGGGGTGCGATTTAACGTATGACTACGTCCAAATCAACGCAAGCTACCGCTCATAA